The following are encoded in a window of Candidatus Fluviicola riflensis genomic DNA:
- a CDS encoding D-tyrosyl-tRNA(Tyr) deacylase, with product MRLVIQRVSEASVTIDGNVRGVIGKGFLILIGIESTDTQDDVEWLVQKTVNMRIFSDDEGKMNLSLNDVSGELLVISQFTLHASTKKGNRPSFIQAARPETAVPLYESFVKGCKLAGINNVETGIFGADMKVALINDGPVTIVIDSKERN from the coding sequence ATGAGACTGGTTATTCAACGTGTGTCAGAAGCTTCGGTAACGATTGACGGAAACGTTCGCGGAGTCATTGGAAAAGGATTTCTCATTTTGATTGGCATTGAAAGCACCGATACACAAGACGATGTGGAATGGCTGGTGCAAAAAACCGTCAACATGCGCATTTTCTCTGACGATGAAGGAAAGATGAATTTGTCGTTGAATGATGTTTCGGGCGAATTACTGGTAATCAGCCAGTTTACGTTACACGCGTCGACCAAAAAAGGAAATCGTCCGAGCTTTATTCAGGCCGCAAGGCCAGAAACGGCTGTTCCGTTATATGAATCGTTTGTGAAAGGCTGTAAGCTGGCGGGAATAAACAACGTCGAAACCGGAATTTTCGGCGCTGATATGAAAGTCGCGTTGATCAACGATGGACCGGTAACAATTGTTATTGATTCAAAAGAACGGAACTAA
- a CDS encoding MFS transporter has product MNSAETLQKKDAYTTVFPILFAVCFGHFLNDLIQSVLPSVYPMLKADYQLSFTQIGFITFAFQVTASILQPFVGNFTDKYPKPYAFVGGMVFSLTGVVLLAFANGFTTILLAACFIGIGSSVFHPEASRVAYYASGGKRGLAQAIFQLGGNAGATLGPLLVAFIVVPNGQQHIVWFVASALIALMVLTYVGRWYKEYLSHRAFKRNAYNDLPIDVSKRRIIISIGILLLLIFSKFFYTASISNYFTFYLIDRFHLSVQQSQLYLFAFMGSVTLGTLIGGPLGDKYGRKIIIWFSIVGAAPFTLLMPYCDLTMTCVFSCIAGAILASAFSSILVYAQELLPGKIGMVSGLFYGFAFGMGGLGSALLGYFVDKTSISFVYQICSFLPLIGIVTVFLPNLHRRKRAKIKSEQRS; this is encoded by the coding sequence ATGAATTCCGCTGAGACGCTTCAGAAAAAGGATGCTTACACTACCGTGTTTCCGATTCTTTTTGCGGTTTGCTTCGGGCATTTTCTCAATGATTTGATTCAATCGGTATTGCCTTCGGTGTATCCGATGCTTAAAGCAGATTATCAGCTTTCATTTACGCAAATCGGGTTTATCACGTTTGCTTTCCAGGTTACCGCGTCTATTTTGCAACCTTTCGTGGGCAATTTTACCGATAAATATCCCAAACCATATGCGTTTGTCGGCGGGATGGTGTTTTCATTAACCGGTGTTGTATTACTCGCTTTTGCCAATGGTTTCACCACAATTTTACTAGCGGCGTGTTTCATCGGAATCGGTTCTTCGGTTTTTCACCCGGAAGCTTCAAGGGTTGCCTACTATGCTTCGGGCGGTAAACGCGGTTTGGCACAGGCCATTTTTCAATTGGGCGGAAATGCCGGCGCTACATTGGGGCCGTTACTGGTGGCTTTTATTGTTGTTCCCAACGGACAGCAGCACATTGTATGGTTTGTTGCTTCGGCGCTAATTGCATTGATGGTGTTGACTTACGTTGGCCGCTGGTATAAGGAATACCTCAGCCATCGCGCCTTTAAACGCAATGCGTATAACGATTTACCCATTGACGTTTCCAAACGCCGGATCATCATTTCGATTGGTATTTTGTTGCTGCTCATTTTCTCGAAGTTCTTCTATACTGCCAGTATCAGCAACTACTTTACGTTTTACCTCATTGATCGATTTCACTTGAGCGTTCAGCAATCGCAGCTTTATTTGTTTGCTTTTATGGGATCCGTAACGTTGGGAACACTTATCGGCGGGCCGCTGGGCGATAAATACGGACGAAAAATCATCATTTGGTTTTCCATCGTTGGTGCGGCGCCGTTTACCTTACTAATGCCATATTGCGATCTGACAATGACCTGTGTGTTCAGCTGTATAGCAGGTGCGATCCTGGCCTCAGCGTTCTCTTCAATTTTGGTGTATGCGCAGGAATTACTTCCGGGAAAAATCGGGATGGTATCAGGTTTGTTCTACGGATTCGCTTTCGGAATGGGTGGCTTGGGATCGGCGCTTTTGGGTTATTTTGTTGACAAAACCAGTATTTCGTTTGTGTACCAGATCTGTTCGTTTTTACCGCTGATTGGGATCGTGACGGTTTTTTTACCGAATTTGCACAGGCGGAAAAGGGCTAAAATTAAGTCGGAACAACGTTCGTAA
- a CDS encoding phosphate transport regulator yields the protein MASGLLKFFLPKDRIFYSLFEQASQNLEAIAGKLVLCVNEADYNKRAVIIKEMEDLEHQNDDLTHEIFMELGKNFITPFDREDIHALATSLDDIADHIYATGKKINFYKVDPNDSGILKMADAIEEAVFAVNAAVKELRNLKNTQKIIECVIKINSIENQADDIFDLSIEKLFDSDIDAKELIKKREIYQIMEVATDKCEDVGNVIESIVVKYA from the coding sequence ATGGCATCAGGATTATTGAAGTTCTTTTTACCGAAAGACAGAATTTTTTACTCGTTGTTTGAACAAGCTAGTCAAAACCTGGAGGCAATTGCCGGGAAATTGGTATTGTGTGTCAACGAGGCCGATTATAACAAACGCGCAGTTATCATTAAAGAGATGGAAGATCTGGAACATCAGAATGATGATCTGACACATGAGATCTTTATGGAATTGGGTAAAAACTTCATTACACCATTTGATCGTGAAGATATTCACGCTTTAGCTACCTCATTGGATGATATCGCCGACCATATTTATGCCACCGGTAAGAAAATCAATTTCTACAAAGTTGATCCGAATGATTCGGGAATCCTGAAAATGGCTGATGCGATTGAAGAAGCCGTATTTGCAGTGAACGCAGCCGTAAAGGAATTACGTAATCTGAAGAACACGCAAAAAATCATTGAATGTGTGATCAAGATCAACTCAATCGAGAACCAGGCTGATGATATTTTTGACCTGAGCATTGAGAAGTTATTCGATTCGGATATCGACGCCAAAGAACTCATCAAAAAACGCGAAATCTACCAGATTATGGAGGTTGCTACCGACAAATGCGAAGATGTGGGTAACGTCATCGAATCAATCGTAGTTAAATACGCATAA
- a CDS encoding phosphate transporter, with product MFTLLIVIIIIALLFDLVNGFHDAANSIATVVSTKVLTPFQAVVWAAVFNVAAFWVFDMSVGNTVAKTVDNSVIDLWVILAGLIAATAWNLFTWYLGLPSSSSHTLIGGFAGAAVAHAGFDVLKMEEIIKPLLFIFLAPLIGGFIAFIIALVTVQRVFIKKMIWATGLSALTVWASWYYKDFIDLKPIMIWIIAGTLGVFLLTYTGYQIFYGKRQSAMKESTMYKRLQLLSSAAFSLGHGGADSQKVMGIICAALIVYSNAIRNGEVNDTLPSYLTVAEVVQIKYKDDTGKTKKFSPKKTEVNGHVIYQDGKDIIDMTADETLFEDEKLNPKADPKNPFLLSLKEDKADFKTASNELKPLLVYTKGKEVHDYKTEELIFSKKEVNREYTNAGFFADYVDENSGELLSGYKMETKVNSDTMPGWIAFMCYLMIGLGTLMGGWKIVKTMGTKITKVTPLEGVCAETAGALTLFTVSQFGIPVSTTHTITGSIIGVGATKRLSAVRWGVTINLLWAWILTIPVSAVLAAGVYYICLFFKS from the coding sequence ATGTTTACGTTATTAATCGTTATCATCATCATTGCCTTGTTGTTTGACCTGGTAAATGGTTTTCATGACGCGGCAAACTCTATTGCAACGGTAGTTTCCACCAAAGTATTAACCCCGTTTCAGGCGGTAGTTTGGGCAGCAGTGTTCAACGTAGCCGCATTTTGGGTGTTTGATATGAGTGTTGGAAATACGGTGGCAAAAACGGTAGACAATTCTGTGATTGACCTTTGGGTGATTCTGGCCGGATTGATCGCCGCAACTGCCTGGAACCTGTTCACGTGGTACCTGGGATTACCTTCTTCTTCTTCACATACCCTCATTGGAGGATTTGCCGGCGCAGCAGTTGCACATGCAGGTTTTGATGTGTTGAAAATGGAGGAAATTATCAAGCCTTTGTTGTTTATCTTCTTAGCGCCGCTCATTGGTGGTTTCATAGCCTTTATTATCGCATTGGTGACCGTTCAACGCGTATTTATTAAGAAGATGATCTGGGCAACCGGACTTTCAGCTTTAACAGTTTGGGCATCCTGGTACTACAAAGATTTCATCGATTTGAAACCGATCATGATCTGGATCATCGCAGGAACCCTGGGTGTTTTCTTGCTAACCTACACCGGTTACCAGATATTTTACGGCAAGCGCCAGTCGGCTATGAAAGAATCGACCATGTACAAACGTTTGCAATTGTTGTCTTCAGCAGCCTTTTCATTGGGTCATGGTGGTGCCGATTCGCAAAAAGTAATGGGTATTATCTGCGCCGCACTGATCGTTTACTCCAATGCTATCCGAAACGGTGAAGTCAATGATACACTGCCGTCTTACCTTACGGTAGCCGAAGTGGTGCAAATCAAGTACAAGGACGATACGGGGAAAACCAAGAAATTCTCTCCGAAGAAAACCGAAGTTAACGGGCATGTTATTTACCAGGATGGGAAAGACATCATTGACATGACAGCTGACGAGACCTTGTTTGAAGACGAGAAATTGAACCCGAAAGCAGATCCTAAAAATCCATTTTTGCTGTCATTGAAAGAGGATAAAGCTGATTTTAAAACTGCAAGTAATGAATTGAAACCACTTTTGGTATATACCAAAGGAAAAGAAGTGCATGATTACAAAACCGAGGAACTGATTTTTAGCAAAAAAGAGGTTAATCGCGAATACACGAATGCAGGTTTCTTTGCTGACTACGTGGACGAAAATTCAGGTGAGTTGCTCAGCGGTTACAAAATGGAGACCAAAGTCAACAGTGACACCATGCCGGGCTGGATTGCCTTTATGTGTTATTTGATGATCGGTTTGGGAACCTTGATGGGAGGATGGAAAATTGTGAAAACAATGGGAACCAAGATCACCAAGGTAACTCCGCTGGAAGGTGTTTGTGCAGAAACAGCAGGTGCGTTAACGTTGTTTACCGTATCGCAATTCGGTATTCCGGTTTCTACTACGCATACCATTACCGGCTCCATTATCGGGGTTGGGGCAACCAAACGTTTAAGCGCGGTTCGCTGGGGTGTAACGATCAACCTACTTTGGGCATGGATCCTTACAATTCCGGTATCGGCTGTATTGGCTGCAGGTGTGTATTACATTTGTTTGTTCTTTAAGTCATAG
- a CDS encoding pyrophosphatase, which translates to MTLKAAQALVDQWITTIGVRYFNELTNMAMLTEEVGEVARIIARRYGEQSEKESDKNKDLGDEMADVLFVLICLANQTGVDLEEALKRNLEKKTNRDKDRHLNNEKLK; encoded by the coding sequence CTGACTCTTAAAGCAGCGCAGGCACTGGTTGATCAATGGATCACAACCATCGGCGTGCGCTACTTCAATGAACTCACCAATATGGCTATGCTCACCGAAGAAGTCGGCGAAGTGGCGCGGATTATTGCCCGGAGATATGGTGAACAAAGTGAAAAAGAAAGCGACAAGAATAAAGATCTCGGCGATGAAATGGCGGATGTGTTATTCGTGCTGATTTGTTTAGCCAATCAAACCGGGGTGGATTTGGAGGAAGCGCTAAAACGTAACCTGGAAAAGAAAACGAACCGGGATAAGGATCGGCATTTGAATAATGAAAAGCTGAAATAA
- the gldA gene encoding gliding motility-associated ABC transporter ATP-binding subunit GldA: protein MSIEVKNLTKYYGAQAAVNDISFSVGKGEIVGFLGPNGAGKSTTMKIITGFIPATEGLVNVCGMSVEEQSLETRKRIGYLPENNPLYLDMYVKEYLEFVAKIYKMDKVRDRVKDMINLVGLDVEQNKKIGMLSKGYRQRVGLAQAIIHNPDVLILDEPTSGLDPNQLVEIRQLIKTIGKEKTVMLSTHIMQEVEAICDRVIIIKKGKIVADNSASELQHEVGQQVIYAEFDGAISKNVLQKIPGVSKVQKVTDTTFLIESQGTEDLRKLIAIYAQQNNLLLITLRIEEKSLEEVFKELTR, encoded by the coding sequence ATGTCCATTGAAGTAAAAAATCTTACCAAGTATTACGGTGCGCAAGCGGCGGTCAACGATATCTCTTTCAGCGTCGGAAAAGGTGAAATTGTTGGTTTCTTAGGTCCGAACGGTGCCGGGAAATCGACCACCATGAAGATCATTACTGGTTTTATTCCGGCAACGGAAGGCCTTGTAAATGTCTGCGGAATGAGTGTGGAAGAACAATCACTTGAAACGCGTAAACGCATCGGTTATCTTCCTGAGAACAATCCGCTTTACCTGGACATGTATGTAAAAGAATACCTGGAATTTGTAGCGAAAATCTACAAAATGGATAAGGTAAGAGATCGTGTGAAAGACATGATCAACCTCGTTGGATTGGACGTGGAACAGAACAAAAAAATCGGGATGCTTTCCAAAGGATACCGTCAGCGTGTCGGTTTGGCACAAGCTATTATTCACAACCCGGATGTGTTGATTTTGGATGAACCGACTTCTGGTTTGGACCCCAATCAATTGGTGGAAATCCGCCAGCTGATCAAAACCATCGGGAAAGAAAAAACAGTGATGCTTTCAACGCACATCATGCAGGAAGTAGAAGCCATTTGCGACCGTGTGATCATCATCAAAAAAGGGAAAATCGTAGCAGACAACAGTGCAAGCGAATTGCAGCATGAAGTTGGCCAGCAGGTTATTTACGCCGAATTCGATGGAGCTATTTCCAAAAACGTTCTGCAGAAAATACCGGGTGTTTCGAAAGTGCAGAAAGTCACTGATACAACCTTCCTGATCGAAAGCCAGGGAACGGAAGACTTACGAAAACTGATCGCGATTTATGCGCAGCAAAATAACCTGTTGTTGATTACGCTTCGTATTGAGGAAAAATCACTGGAGGAAGTGTTTAAGGAACTTACTCGCTAA
- a CDS encoding DNA-binding response regulator → MASKAKILLVEDDTNLGFVIADQLKSEGYQVVLCSNGQEGHIRFTEDTYHLCIFDVMMPKKDGFTLAREIRKINTETPILFLTAKSMTEDKVEGFNAGGDDYLTKPFSFDELSVRVKALLKRVNIHEDTEDKVIQLAGYVFDTENFTLKHPQFEKTLTKKEAMVLKLLCQFKNQVLPRETILTAVWGQDDYFAGRSMDVFITKLRKYLSHDDAISIANIHGIGFKLEVN, encoded by the coding sequence ATGGCGTCAAAAGCAAAAATTCTTCTCGTTGAAGACGATACCAATTTAGGGTTTGTAATTGCAGATCAATTGAAATCAGAAGGTTACCAGGTGGTTCTTTGTTCCAACGGCCAGGAAGGCCACATCCGGTTTACCGAAGACACCTACCATTTGTGCATTTTTGATGTCATGATGCCGAAGAAAGACGGGTTTACGCTGGCGCGTGAAATTCGTAAGATCAACACCGAAACGCCAATCCTGTTTCTCACGGCTAAATCAATGACCGAAGATAAAGTAGAAGGTTTTAATGCCGGCGGTGATGATTACCTGACGAAACCGTTTTCGTTTGACGAACTCTCAGTGCGTGTGAAAGCCTTGCTCAAACGGGTTAATATTCACGAAGATACCGAAGATAAAGTAATTCAATTGGCTGGTTATGTGTTCGATACCGAAAACTTTACACTGAAGCATCCTCAGTTTGAGAAAACCCTGACCAAAAAAGAAGCAATGGTGTTAAAGCTATTGTGCCAGTTTAAGAACCAGGTACTACCGCGTGAGACCATTCTGACAGCAGTTTGGGGGCAGGACGATTATTTTGCCGGAAGAAGTATGGACGTTTTCATCACTAAATTGCGCAAGTATCTCAGCCACGATGATGCGATTTCTATTGCAAACATTCATGGAATCGGGTTTAAACTTGAAGTGAATTAA
- a CDS encoding DNA-binding response regulator encodes MDKIVIIDDEEDIRDILSYNLVKEGFTVFCAPNGQEGIQICKDELPALVILDVMMPGMDGVEVCETLRKTPGLEQVLICFLTARNEDYSQIAGLDAGADDYISKPIKPRVLVSRINALMRRKETAATKPAMGNELIIDREKYLIYKDGNAIHLPKKEFELLALLASRPDVVFERDYILEKVWGTDIVVGDRTIDVHVRKLREKIGDGHIQTVKGIGYKFKIID; translated from the coding sequence ATGGACAAAATAGTAATCATAGATGACGAGGAAGATATCCGTGATATTCTCAGTTACAATTTGGTAAAAGAAGGTTTCACGGTCTTTTGCGCACCTAATGGGCAAGAAGGAATTCAGATCTGTAAAGACGAATTACCGGCTCTGGTGATTCTTGATGTCATGATGCCGGGAATGGACGGTGTAGAAGTATGTGAAACTTTGCGTAAAACTCCCGGACTGGAACAAGTACTGATTTGTTTCCTCACGGCACGCAATGAAGATTATAGTCAAATAGCCGGTTTGGATGCCGGGGCCGATGATTATATATCCAAACCGATCAAACCGCGCGTACTCGTGAGCCGGATCAATGCGCTGATGCGCCGGAAAGAAACGGCTGCCACGAAGCCGGCAATGGGCAATGAATTGATTATTGATCGCGAAAAGTACCTTATATATAAAGATGGCAATGCAATTCACCTTCCAAAGAAAGAATTTGAGTTGCTGGCTTTACTGGCTTCCCGACCCGATGTAGTATTTGAACGCGATTATATTCTCGAAAAAGTTTGGGGAACCGATATTGTGGTGGGTGATCGTACCATTGATGTTCATGTGCGTAAGTTGCGTGAGAAGATTGGTGATGGCCACATTCAAACAGTAAAAGGAATCGGTTATAAGTTTAAAATCATCGATTGA
- a CDS encoding porin, whose translation MFVVQLKPVACITGLLVVSTIGFSQQKPDSVQSIKPATTSSKWYDQFAIRGYMQVRYNRLLETNEKLKCEQCDKSWGEDGGFFIRRMRLIFYGQVSERVYFYVQPDFASSTGTTNHIVQLRDAYVDLGLDKQNQFRFRLGQSKVPYGFENMQSSQNRLPLDRNDPLNSALSNERDLGVFFYWAPPKTRKLFSDLVKDGLKGSGDYGVFALGTYNGQTANQSEKNNKLHVVSRLSYPFEIKNQVIEAGVQAYTGKFVLLNTSPGVKRTVDSEYLDQRVGASFILYPKPFGIQAEYNVGQGPEFNKQTDSIEVRNLSGGYITASYQLKLGKQLLIPFVRGQYYEGGKKHELDARSYRVTEYEIGFEWQPHKNFELVAMYTISSRRFEDYVKQDNLQTGRLLRIQAQLNF comes from the coding sequence ATGTTTGTAGTTCAACTCAAACCGGTTGCTTGTATTACAGGGCTATTAGTTGTAAGTACTATCGGATTTTCTCAGCAAAAACCTGATTCGGTGCAAAGTATCAAACCGGCAACCACGTCTTCCAAATGGTATGATCAGTTTGCGATAAGAGGTTATATGCAAGTGCGTTACAATCGCTTGCTTGAAACTAATGAAAAGTTGAAATGCGAACAGTGCGATAAGTCGTGGGGTGAAGACGGAGGTTTCTTTATTCGCCGAATGCGCTTGATTTTTTACGGTCAGGTTTCCGAGCGCGTGTATTTCTATGTTCAACCTGATTTTGCATCATCAACCGGAACGACAAACCACATTGTTCAATTACGTGACGCTTATGTTGATTTAGGGTTGGATAAACAGAACCAGTTTCGTTTTCGATTGGGACAAAGCAAAGTTCCCTATGGATTTGAAAACATGCAATCCAGTCAAAACAGGTTGCCGCTGGATCGAAATGATCCGTTGAACAGTGCGCTCTCCAACGAGCGTGATTTGGGAGTGTTTTTCTATTGGGCGCCACCGAAAACCCGTAAGTTGTTTAGTGACCTGGTGAAGGACGGATTAAAAGGTTCGGGAGACTACGGCGTATTTGCGTTGGGTACTTACAATGGTCAAACAGCAAATCAGTCAGAAAAAAACAACAAATTACATGTGGTCAGTCGCTTGTCTTATCCTTTTGAAATCAAGAATCAGGTAATTGAAGCAGGTGTACAGGCTTACACTGGTAAATTTGTGTTGTTAAATACAAGTCCGGGTGTAAAACGCACGGTCGATTCCGAATACCTTGATCAACGTGTGGGAGCATCCTTCATTCTTTACCCGAAACCATTTGGTATCCAGGCGGAGTACAATGTGGGACAGGGGCCTGAGTTTAATAAACAAACCGATTCTATCGAAGTGCGTAATTTATCAGGAGGTTATATTACAGCTTCGTATCAGTTGAAATTGGGGAAACAATTATTGATCCCGTTTGTGCGCGGTCAGTATTACGAAGGTGGAAAAAAACATGAATTAGATGCTCGCAGCTACCGTGTAACGGAATATGAAATAGGATTTGAATGGCAGCCTCACAAGAACTTTGAACTGGTGGCCATGTATACCATTTCAAGTAGACGTTTTGAGGATTATGTAAAACAAGACAATCTTCAAACCGGACGACTCCTTCGAATACAGGCACAATTGAATTTCTAA
- the rsgA gene encoding ribosome small subunit-dependent GTPase A, translated as MSQIKGKVLKSTGKWYQVMLEDGSQIDCRIRGRLRLEGLRTTNPISVGDVVLISEKFDEEGKGVIEDYEHRRNYIVRKSTNLSKQSHILAANVDRAYLLVTLKHPETHTVFIDRFLVAAESFRIETTLLFNKIDLLTEDERYDLEAIMDMYRVIGYRCEAISASNQENIDFLREEISGNQVMIAGHSGTGKSTLVNALDPNLDLRIGEISNAHQQGQHTTTFAEMHPLQSGGFIIDTPGIRAFGIVDLDKEVISHYFPEMRALIGECKFHNCQHINEPGCAVKAGVENGTIYESRYWTYMQLMTGDDQDVHRRNKHT; from the coding sequence ATGTCTCAAATAAAAGGGAAAGTTTTAAAATCTACCGGAAAGTGGTACCAGGTAATGCTCGAAGACGGAAGTCAGATCGATTGCCGGATTCGCGGGCGTTTGCGACTGGAAGGATTGCGTACGACCAATCCGATTTCGGTAGGTGATGTAGTGCTGATCAGCGAAAAGTTCGATGAAGAAGGCAAAGGCGTAATTGAGGATTACGAACATCGTCGCAATTACATTGTGCGAAAAAGCACGAATCTAAGTAAACAGTCGCACATTCTTGCAGCCAATGTTGACCGTGCTTATTTATTGGTCACGCTGAAACATCCTGAAACACATACGGTGTTCATCGACCGGTTTTTGGTGGCGGCAGAATCGTTTCGGATCGAGACCACTCTTTTGTTCAATAAAATTGATTTACTAACCGAAGATGAGCGTTACGATCTGGAAGCAATCATGGATATGTACCGTGTAATTGGTTACCGTTGCGAAGCTATTTCGGCTTCCAACCAGGAGAATATTGATTTTTTACGCGAAGAAATTTCAGGAAACCAGGTGATGATCGCCGGACATTCCGGAACCGGAAAAAGCACGTTGGTCAATGCACTTGATCCGAATCTTGATCTGCGGATCGGGGAGATTTCCAATGCGCATCAACAAGGACAGCATACAACTACGTTCGCCGAAATGCATCCGTTGCAGTCGGGTGGATTTATCATTGACACGCCGGGCATTCGCGCGTTTGGGATTGTGGATCTTGACAAGGAAGTGATTTCTCATTATTTCCCTGAAATGCGCGCCCTGATCGGAGAATGCAAATTTCATAATTGTCAGCATATCAACGAGCCGGGTTGCGCGGTGAAAGCAGGCGTAGAAAACGGCACTATTTACGAATCACGCTACTGGACCTATATGCAGCTCATGACCGGCGATGATCAGGATGTTCACCGAAGAAATAAACATACATGA
- the trpA gene encoding tryptophan synthase subunit alpha has protein sequence MNPFKKATKQVSIFITAGFPQRESLPEQLIRLQEQGVSFIEIGIPFSDPMADGPVIQHTSSIALENGMTLDLLFRQLTGIRSQITIPLVLMGYLNPVLQYGLGNFLAKCQELKIDSLILPDLSLELYNTRYAKIFRAYDVPVTFLITPATDNERVKTIALACKESFVYLVGETSITGNGYLIDESKQKRYRELKILCGETPLFLGFGIDSPEKRDQGFQECDGVIIGSAYLKSLAEGASGTFLENLMTASIG, from the coding sequence ATGAATCCATTTAAAAAAGCAACTAAACAAGTCAGCATTTTTATCACAGCCGGATTTCCGCAACGCGAAAGTCTTCCCGAACAATTGATCCGATTGCAGGAACAAGGCGTCAGTTTCATCGAAATCGGGATACCGTTTTCTGATCCGATGGCTGACGGACCTGTGATTCAACATACCAGTTCGATTGCACTTGAAAACGGTATGACGCTCGATTTGCTTTTTCGGCAATTAACCGGTATTCGTAGTCAGATTACTATTCCACTGGTGTTGATGGGTTATTTGAATCCGGTTTTGCAATACGGTTTGGGGAATTTTTTGGCGAAGTGCCAGGAGCTGAAAATTGATTCGCTGATCTTACCGGACCTGTCGCTCGAATTGTACAATACACGTTACGCGAAAATTTTTCGGGCGTATGATGTTCCGGTCACTTTTCTGATTACACCCGCAACGGATAATGAACGGGTAAAGACAATTGCTTTGGCCTGCAAGGAAAGTTTTGTGTATTTGGTTGGCGAGACAAGTATTACCGGAAATGGTTACCTGATTGATGAATCCAAACAAAAGCGATACCGTGAATTAAAAATCTTGTGCGGCGAAACTCCATTATTCCTGGGATTCGGAATTGATTCACCCGAAAAACGTGATCAGGGTTTCCAGGAATGTGATGGTGTTATTATCGGTTCGGCCTACTTAAAAAGTCTGGCTGAGGGTGCCTCGGGAACTTTTTTGGAGAACTTGATGACTGCCAGCATCGGCTAG
- the tsaB gene encoding tRNA (adenosine(37)-N6)-threonylcarbamoyltransferase complex dimerization subunit type 1 TsaB, which yields MSWILHLETATKVCSVALSSNGELRQLEEIADDQYAHGEQLTLLIEKVLKNAAITPRDLAAVSVSSGPGSYTGLRIGVSTAKGLCYALGIPLIAIDSLSSMAALAHEKYLQQTLCPMIDARRMEVYCTIFATDGSVLKPMSADVLNENSYTDFEPFVFFGDGAPKMADLWKAKNAIFDSGLRCSASGQTTMAFEKFNKNEFEDVAYFEPLYLKEFVGTVKKQVE from the coding sequence ATGAGTTGGATCTTACACCTTGAAACGGCAACGAAAGTCTGTTCTGTAGCGCTTTCCTCGAATGGCGAATTACGTCAGTTGGAAGAAATTGCCGATGACCAGTATGCACATGGTGAACAGCTCACGTTACTCATTGAAAAAGTGTTGAAGAATGCGGCAATTACTCCGCGTGATCTGGCTGCTGTGAGCGTTTCCTCCGGACCCGGATCGTATACCGGATTGCGCATCGGCGTTTCTACCGCGAAAGGTTTGTGTTACGCATTGGGAATTCCGCTGATTGCAATCGATTCGCTGAGTTCAATGGCAGCTTTGGCACATGAAAAATACCTGCAGCAAACACTTTGTCCAATGATCGATGCCCGGCGAATGGAAGTCTATTGCACCATTTTTGCAACTGATGGTTCTGTTCTGAAACCGATGAGCGCTGATGTGCTGAATGAAAATAGTTATACTGATTTTGAACCCTTTGTTTTCTTCGGTGACGGCGCTCCTAAAATGGCCGATCTTTGGAAAGCCAAAAACGCGATTTTTGATTCCGGACTGCGTTGTTCTGCTTCCGGACAAACAACAATGGCGTTTGAGAAATTCAATAAAAACGAATTTGAAGATGTGGCATATTTCGAGCCGCTGTATTTAAAAGAGTTTGTAGGAACAGTGAAGAAACAGGTGGAATGA